From Heliomicrobium modesticaldum Ice1, a single genomic window includes:
- a CDS encoding UDP-N-acetylmuramoyl-tripeptide--D-alanyl-D-alanine ligase has protein sequence MIGVDLSRLAEWMQGRVEGDGTARISGTAVVDSRKVAPGDVFFALPGEKVDGHDFVPAALAAGAACAVVRRIDDGWTAALRPGQGLIVVNDGLQALQDCARHYRTQLAIPVIAVTGSTGKTSTKDLLAAAVGAQRDVMKSPGNFNNEIGLPLTLLGVQEQHQALIVEMGMRGKGQIAALCRIARPDVGLLTNIGPVHMELLGSMEAIARAKGELLQSLSDKGKAVVNGEDRQVVAETLSSRCPVVYAGTSPEALAHGLIAGGLNPAAPVQAIWATEVEPLGEQGSRVAGALGVFIPEQAAGYEESTFEFLLPLPGRHQVSNALLALAAAKAVGVDPAVAAGGLAQARLSSLRWETRRFDCAVTLINDAYNANPAAMSAALTTAAELAGPSRLVAVLGDMYELGPEAAEYHRQVGRQAAELGVGLLVSVGTLGACIADGAIEAGLTPERIRRFADAETAAAALPGQVEKDDVILIKASRGMRLERVAHALADTLANRRR, from the coding sequence ATGATCGGCGTTGATCTTTCCCGCCTGGCTGAGTGGATGCAGGGAAGAGTGGAAGGCGACGGAACAGCCCGCATCTCCGGCACAGCCGTTGTGGACAGCCGGAAGGTGGCGCCTGGGGATGTCTTTTTTGCCCTCCCCGGAGAAAAGGTCGACGGCCATGATTTTGTGCCGGCTGCTTTGGCGGCTGGCGCCGCCTGCGCCGTCGTCCGCCGCATCGACGATGGCTGGACGGCGGCCCTCCGGCCGGGGCAGGGGCTGATCGTCGTCAATGACGGTTTGCAGGCGCTGCAGGACTGCGCCCGCCACTACCGAACGCAACTGGCCATCCCTGTCATTGCCGTCACCGGATCGACAGGCAAGACATCGACGAAGGACCTGCTGGCGGCGGCCGTTGGCGCACAACGGGATGTGATGAAAAGCCCCGGCAATTTTAATAATGAAATCGGTCTTCCGCTGACCCTCTTGGGTGTTCAGGAACAGCACCAAGCGCTGATCGTGGAGATGGGGATGCGCGGCAAGGGGCAGATCGCCGCGCTCTGCCGCATCGCCCGCCCTGATGTGGGCCTTTTGACGAATATCGGCCCTGTTCACATGGAACTGCTCGGGAGCATGGAGGCCATCGCCCGCGCCAAAGGGGAATTGCTGCAGTCGCTTTCCGATAAGGGGAAGGCGGTCGTTAACGGCGAGGATCGGCAGGTTGTGGCCGAGACACTGTCCAGCCGCTGCCCTGTCGTCTATGCCGGGACATCGCCGGAGGCGTTGGCCCATGGGCTCATCGCAGGCGGCCTGAATCCAGCCGCGCCGGTGCAAGCGATCTGGGCGACGGAGGTGGAACCCCTCGGCGAACAGGGTTCACGTGTCGCCGGCGCTTTGGGCGTTTTTATCCCTGAACAGGCTGCCGGGTATGAGGAGTCGACCTTCGAGTTTTTGCTGCCCCTGCCGGGGCGGCATCAGGTGTCTAACGCCCTCTTGGCGCTGGCCGCCGCCAAGGCCGTCGGGGTAGACCCTGCGGTGGCAGCCGGCGGATTGGCACAGGCCCGTCTCTCTTCGCTGCGCTGGGAGACGCGCCGTTTTGATTGCGCAGTCACTTTGATCAACGACGCCTACAACGCCAACCCTGCGGCTATGTCAGCTGCCTTGACGACAGCCGCTGAATTGGCCGGACCGAGTCGCCTTGTCGCCGTCCTGGGGGACATGTATGAACTGGGACCCGAGGCAGCTGAATACCACCGGCAGGTGGGACGCCAAGCGGCCGAACTGGGCGTAGGCCTGCTGGTTTCGGTGGGAACCCTCGGTGCCTGCATCGCTGACGGCGCCATCGAAGCCGGTTTGACGCCGGAAAGGATCCGCCGCTTTGCTGACGCGGAAACAGCCGCTGCGGCGCTGCCGGGACAAGTAGAAAAAGACGATGTGATCCTGATCAAGGCGTCCCGAGGCATGCGTTTGGAGCGAGTGGCCCATGCCCTCGCAGATACACTGGCGAATCGGCGCCGCTGA